Proteins from a single region of Flavobacterium sp. YJ01:
- a CDS encoding 2TM domain-containing protein translates to MERNLSEEERYIAAKKKVENIKGFYGNLVSYILVNAILIFINLYTSPQYLWFFWPLLWWGVGVIFHGLKVFEVFPGMGKDWEERKIQEFMEKEKENKNKWQ, encoded by the coding sequence ATGGAAAGGAATTTAAGCGAAGAGGAAAGATATATTGCGGCTAAAAAGAAAGTCGAAAATATTAAAGGATTTTATGGAAATCTGGTTTCTTATATATTAGTAAATGCGATTTTAATCTTTATTAATTTATATACATCGCCGCAATATTTATGGTTTTTCTGGCCACTTTTGTGGTGGGGAGTTGGCGTAATCTTTCACGGATTGAAAGTTTTTGAAGTTTTTCCTGGAATGGGTAAAGATTGGGAAGAAAGAAAAATTCAGGAATTTATGGAGAAAGAAAAAGAGAATAAAAACAAGTGGCAATAA
- a CDS encoding HD domain-containing protein: MAIQTNYKTALQNKIFDIISKASQELNVDSYVIGGFVRDLLLNRGSKKDIDVVAVGSGIELALKVSDLLPNKPKVQVFKTYGTAMLRFEDTDIEFVGARKESYTRDSRNPVVENGTLQDDQNRRDFTINALALSLNQSNFGDLLDPFDGLTDLENKTIKTPLDPDITYSDDPLRMLRAIRFATQLNFEIEENSLNAITKNAERIKIISGERIVDELNKILSTPKPSTGFLLLYKTGLLDLILPELTALNQVEEIEGHTHKNNFYHTLEVVDNICPNTDDVWLRWAALLHDIGKAPTKRFTKKQGWTFHGHEFLGGKMAKKIFERLHMPLNHKMKFVQKMVIMSSRPIVLAQDIVTDSAVRRLVFDAGEDVEDLMTLCEADITTKNPAKFKKYHKNFEVVRKKIVEVEERDQVRNFQPPISGEEIMEIFNLKPSREIGVLKEAVKEAILEGVIPNEYQAAYDFVIKRAEKLGLKKVEK; encoded by the coding sequence GTGGCGATACAAACAAACTATAAAACTGCTTTACAAAACAAAATCTTCGATATTATTTCGAAAGCTTCTCAAGAATTAAATGTTGACTCTTACGTGATAGGAGGATTTGTTCGTGACTTGCTTTTAAATCGAGGTTCTAAAAAAGATATTGATGTAGTTGCTGTTGGAAGTGGCATCGAATTGGCGCTTAAAGTTTCTGATTTACTTCCGAATAAACCAAAAGTTCAGGTTTTTAAAACTTACGGAACAGCAATGCTTCGTTTTGAAGATACCGATATCGAATTTGTTGGTGCCAGAAAAGAATCTTATACTCGTGACAGCCGAAATCCAGTTGTAGAAAACGGAACTTTGCAAGATGATCAAAATCGTCGTGATTTTACCATTAATGCTTTGGCTTTATCATTAAACCAAAGTAATTTCGGAGATCTTCTAGATCCTTTTGATGGATTAACTGATTTAGAAAATAAAACTATAAAAACACCTTTAGATCCAGATATCACGTATTCTGATGATCCTTTGCGAATGCTTCGCGCGATTCGTTTTGCAACGCAATTGAATTTTGAAATCGAAGAAAATTCATTGAATGCTATCACAAAAAATGCCGAAAGAATCAAAATTATTTCTGGCGAAAGAATTGTAGACGAATTGAATAAAATTCTTTCTACTCCAAAACCTTCAACGGGATTTTTACTTTTATACAAAACGGGACTTTTAGACTTAATCTTACCTGAATTAACAGCGTTGAATCAAGTAGAAGAAATTGAAGGTCATACGCATAAAAACAATTTTTATCACACACTTGAAGTTGTTGATAATATTTGCCCAAATACAGACGATGTTTGGTTGCGATGGGCGGCATTATTGCATGATATTGGAAAAGCACCAACAAAACGTTTCACTAAAAAACAAGGCTGGACTTTTCATGGACATGAATTCCTCGGCGGAAAAATGGCTAAGAAAATCTTCGAACGTTTACACATGCCTTTAAACCACAAAATGAAATTTGTGCAAAAAATGGTTATTATGAGTTCGCGTCCGATTGTTTTGGCGCAAGATATTGTAACTGACAGTGCAGTTCGCCGTTTGGTTTTTGATGCTGGCGAAGATGTTGAAGATTTAATGACTTTGTGTGAAGCTGATATCACGACTAAAAATCCAGCGAAATTCAAGAAATACCATAAAAACTTTGAAGTTGTTCGCAAGAAAATTGTCGAAGTAGAAGAACGCGATCAAGTACGTAATTTTCAACCCCCAATTTCGGGTGAAGAAATTATGGAAATCTTCAATCTAAAACCTTCACGCGAAATTGGTGTTTTGAAAGAGGCCGTAAAAGAAGCTATTTTAGAAGGTGTGATTCCAAATGAATATCAAGCTGCTTACGATTTTGTGATTAAAAGAGCTGAGAAATTAGGCTTAAAAAAAGTTGAGAAATAA
- a CDS encoding LytTR family DNA-binding domain-containing protein has protein sequence MITLIIEDEKPAARLLQRKLEKLDVTVETMLHSVEESVQWFENNPHPDLIFLDIQLSDGLSFEIFEKIDIKSAIIFTTAYDEYALKAFKLNSIDYLLKPIDEDDLETAVSKYKTRIPKTAETSNLQLDFEQIRQMLSNPFEKEYKKRFTVKIGQHLKVITTEEIECFFSENKGTYIHTYDNRDYLIDSTLEILEQELDKKDFFRVSRKFIVPLKAIKEIQVYTNSRLKMILPTYKEDEVIVSREKVQDFKTWLG, from the coding sequence ATGATTACATTAATTATAGAAGACGAAAAACCGGCAGCAAGATTGTTGCAGAGAAAACTTGAAAAGTTAGATGTAACTGTAGAAACGATGCTTCATTCGGTTGAAGAATCAGTTCAATGGTTTGAAAATAATCCGCATCCAGATTTAATTTTTCTGGATATTCAACTATCTGACGGTTTGTCTTTTGAAATTTTTGAAAAGATCGATATCAAAAGCGCTATAATCTTTACAACAGCGTATGATGAATATGCTTTAAAGGCTTTTAAGCTAAACAGTATAGATTATTTACTAAAGCCAATTGATGAGGATGATTTGGAAACTGCGGTTTCTAAATATAAAACGCGAATTCCGAAAACAGCAGAAACTTCAAACCTGCAATTAGATTTTGAACAGATTCGCCAAATGCTTTCAAATCCATTTGAAAAGGAATATAAAAAAAGATTTACGGTAAAAATTGGTCAGCATCTAAAAGTCATTACAACTGAAGAAATTGAATGTTTTTTTAGTGAAAATAAAGGAACATACATTCACACATACGACAATCGCGATTATTTGATTGATTCGACTTTAGAAATTTTGGAGCAAGAATTGGACAAAAAGGATTTCTTTCGCGTAAGCAGAAAATTTATTGTGCCGTTAAAAGCGATTAAAGAAATTCAGGTTTATACTAATTCTCGACTTAAAATGATTCTTCCAACTTATAAAGAAGATGAGGTAATTGTGAGTCGTGAAAAAGTACAAGATTTTAAGACTTGGCTAGGATAA
- a CDS encoding 2TM domain-containing protein, whose amino-acid sequence METNLSNDQEQTILKEMASKKVTQLKSFYNHLFVYVISMIVFLLKEYTNLPLHFFPIKYINWVVMIIWSAVILGSAIDMFASYKIFGTQWEQRKLKSILEKKYKKQKWE is encoded by the coding sequence ATGGAAACAAATTTGAGTAACGATCAGGAACAAACTATTTTGAAGGAAATGGCCAGCAAAAAAGTGACACAGCTGAAGTCTTTTTACAATCATTTATTCGTTTATGTAATCTCGATGATTGTATTTCTTCTAAAAGAATATACCAATTTGCCACTTCATTTTTTTCCAATAAAATACATCAATTGGGTGGTTATGATTATTTGGTCGGCGGTAATACTTGGTTCTGCTATTGATATGTTTGCGTCTTATAAAATTTTTGGCACACAATGGGAACAACGCAAATTGAAAAGCATCTTAGAAAAAAAATATAAAAAACAAAAATGGGAATAG
- a CDS encoding 2TM domain-containing protein, with translation MGRFRREMYEEYTKQHSGEYTNDESYNAAYQKVKKIKGFYSHLKVYVIVNMIIIVSSLSRNHLGSGIDFSGLSEWHTYSTAFFWGIGLVAHGLSVFASEWFFNSDWEQKKIQKYMDRDATNKNKWE, from the coding sequence ATGGGACGTTTTAGAAGAGAAATGTACGAAGAATATACAAAACAGCATTCTGGAGAATATACTAACGATGAGAGTTACAATGCAGCTTATCAAAAAGTAAAAAAAATAAAAGGATTTTATTCCCATTTGAAGGTTTATGTAATTGTAAATATGATTATTATTGTATCAAGTTTAAGTAGAAATCATTTAGGAAGCGGAATCGATTTTAGCGGTTTATCTGAATGGCATACTTATTCGACAGCATTCTTTTGGGGAATTGGTTTAGTAGCGCACGGATTATCTGTTTTTGCTTCTGAATGGTTCTTTAACTCAGACTGGGAGCAAAAGAAAATCCAAAAATATATGGATAGAGACGCTACAAATAAAAATAAATGGGAGTAA
- a CDS encoding MDR family MFS transporter: MAAAVQDDDLVEYGYRRVIITITAVLCALLEIVDTTIVNVALTDMRGSLGATLTDVAWVITAYAIANVIVIPMTSWLSQQFGRRNYFVASIIIFTVCSFLCGNATNIWELVAFRFVQGMGGGALLVTAQTIITESYPVAKRGMAQAIYGMGVIVGPTLGPPLGGYLVDNYSWPYIFYINIPLGIIATILALTFVRSPKYGEKLKANQVDWWGIILLSAFIGSLQFVLEHGQQDDWFNDSLIVTLSVVTVLGLVLFIWRELTYKHPIVNLSVLKDGNLRIGTIMCFILGFGLYGSTLIIPIYTQSILGWTATDAGLLLIPGSITTAIMMPFVGNMIQKGVPQGYMVGVGFLVFFFFTFMMYSRMTPDTGVEHMYWPLILRGIGLGLLFVPITTLSLSTLKGKQIGEGAAFTGMMRQLGGSFGIAIITTFITRFSQSHRVDLINNLDPAKFEVQQRVTGMQHAFMAKGYSADVALKKAYQAIEYSIMKQSTVMAYMDIFLYLGIMFLCCIPIILFIKKGKNKINAADAMH, encoded by the coding sequence ATGGCAGCAGCAGTACAAGATGACGATTTAGTAGAATACGGTTACCGTCGAGTGATCATTACAATTACAGCTGTACTTTGTGCATTGCTGGAAATTGTTGATACCACGATTGTAAACGTAGCGCTAACTGACATGCGCGGAAGTCTTGGTGCTACCTTGACCGATGTAGCATGGGTTATTACAGCATACGCAATTGCGAATGTTATTGTAATTCCGATGACGAGCTGGCTATCGCAACAATTTGGACGACGTAATTACTTTGTGGCTTCGATCATAATATTTACAGTCTGCTCCTTTTTGTGCGGAAATGCCACAAATATATGGGAACTTGTAGCCTTCAGATTCGTACAAGGTATGGGTGGTGGAGCGTTACTTGTAACAGCCCAAACGATTATTACAGAAAGTTACCCTGTAGCAAAACGTGGAATGGCGCAAGCTATTTACGGAATGGGTGTAATTGTTGGTCCAACTCTTGGTCCGCCTTTGGGAGGATATTTAGTAGACAATTATTCTTGGCCTTATATTTTCTATATCAATATTCCGTTGGGAATTATTGCCACTATTTTGGCTTTAACATTTGTTAGAAGTCCGAAATATGGAGAGAAATTAAAAGCAAATCAGGTTGACTGGTGGGGAATTATTTTGTTGAGCGCCTTTATTGGTTCTTTACAATTTGTATTAGAGCACGGCCAACAAGACGATTGGTTTAATGATTCTTTAATTGTTACCTTAAGCGTTGTAACTGTTCTTGGTTTAGTATTGTTTATCTGGAGAGAACTTACTTATAAACATCCAATTGTAAACCTAAGTGTCTTAAAAGACGGAAATTTAAGAATCGGAACTATTATGTGTTTCATTCTTGGATTTGGATTGTACGGTTCAACGTTAATTATTCCGATTTATACACAGTCTATTTTAGGATGGACCGCAACTGATGCCGGATTATTATTAATTCCTGGATCTATTACAACGGCTATTATGATGCCTTTTGTGGGTAATATGATTCAGAAAGGTGTTCCGCAAGGTTATATGGTTGGAGTTGGATTTTTAGTTTTCTTCTTCTTTACTTTTATGATGTACAGCCGTATGACACCAGATACTGGAGTCGAGCATATGTACTGGCCATTAATCTTAAGAGGAATTGGTTTAGGATTGCTTTTCGTTCCGATTACAACGCTTTCTCTTTCTACATTGAAAGGAAAACAAATTGGTGAAGGAGCGGCATTTACTGGAATGATGCGTCAATTAGGCGGATCTTTTGGTATTGCGATTATTACAACATTTATAACTCGTTTCAGCCAATCTCACAGAGTAGATTTAATTAATAATTTAGATCCTGCCAAATTTGAAGTACAGCAACGTGTTACTGGAATGCAGCACGCTTTTATGGCAAAAGGATACAGTGCTGATGTTGCTCTTAAAAAAGCTTACCAAGCTATAGAATACTCTATAATGAAACAAAGTACTGTAATGGCTTATATGGATATTTTCCTTTATTTAGGAATTATGTTTTTATGTTGCATACCGATTATTCTCTTTATCAAAAAAGGGAAGAACAAAATTAATGCAGCCGACGCAATGCATTAA
- a CDS encoding 2TM domain-containing protein produces MTDKDFTEADRYYDAQKKVKEIREFYEHLTVYVLCNPIVIVVNYMVSPGYLWWIWSVMGWGIAIILHGLKAFEYPPFFNRKWEDKKIQELLEKENKRRLESNHGNKFE; encoded by the coding sequence ATGACTGATAAAGATTTTACTGAAGCGGACCGTTATTATGATGCTCAGAAAAAAGTAAAAGAAATAAGAGAGTTTTATGAACATCTTACCGTATATGTGTTGTGCAACCCAATTGTAATTGTTGTCAACTACATGGTTTCTCCAGGATATCTCTGGTGGATTTGGTCGGTAATGGGATGGGGAATTGCAATAATCTTACACGGATTGAAAGCTTTTGAATATCCACCATTTTTTAATAGAAAATGGGAGGATAAAAAAATCCAAGAACTTTTAGAAAAAGAAAATAAACGTAGACTTGAAAGTAATCATGGAAACAAATTTGAGTAA
- a CDS encoding COX15/CtaA family protein: MKKENKSVIIWLLSGCVLLFLMVVVGGITRLTNSGLSMTDWHLVTDTFPPLTEAKWQAAFDEYKKFPEYQKINIHNDFQLSDYKFIYFWEWFHRFIGRIIGLVFFVPFVYFLAKKKLDTPTIKKCVVLLAMGGFQGFLGWFMVRSGLIDNPDVSHFRLSLHLTFAFITFAYTLWVALDLIYPERNINKILPLRKIARYALVALLIQIIYGGFVAGLNAGLIHNHWPLMSDGEFIHESVFIEQSSLIKNLIEGKSGVQFVHRTFAYVVVAIILFLFFKSKKYTLTRTQSNGINTLVVFVFIQFLLGVFTLLYSVPLALGLIHQIMAFFLLSAMTFTLHRLSK, translated from the coding sequence ATGAAAAAAGAGAATAAATCAGTAATCATTTGGTTACTATCAGGTTGTGTTTTATTATTTTTAATGGTTGTTGTAGGCGGAATTACCCGTTTAACCAATTCAGGTTTATCAATGACCGACTGGCATTTGGTAACGGATACATTTCCACCTTTAACAGAAGCCAAATGGCAAGCTGCTTTTGACGAATATAAAAAATTTCCAGAGTATCAAAAAATCAATATTCACAACGATTTTCAGCTTTCAGATTATAAATTTATTTATTTCTGGGAATGGTTTCACCGTTTTATCGGCCGTATTATTGGATTAGTTTTCTTTGTGCCATTTGTGTACTTTTTAGCAAAAAAGAAATTAGACACTCCAACAATCAAAAAATGTGTAGTTCTTTTGGCAATGGGCGGTTTCCAAGGATTTTTGGGATGGTTTATGGTTCGTAGCGGATTAATTGATAATCCAGATGTGAGTCATTTTAGACTTTCGCTTCACTTAACTTTTGCTTTCATTACGTTCGCCTACACGCTTTGGGTTGCGCTCGATTTAATTTATCCAGAAAGAAATATCAACAAAATATTACCTCTTAGAAAAATTGCTCGTTACGCTTTAGTTGCTTTACTAATTCAGATTATTTATGGCGGTTTTGTTGCTGGGTTAAATGCAGGATTAATTCACAATCATTGGCCATTAATGAGCGACGGAGAATTTATTCACGAATCGGTTTTTATTGAACAATCTTCTTTAATAAAAAATTTAATTGAAGGAAAAAGCGGTGTTCAATTTGTGCATAGAACTTTTGCTTATGTTGTCGTAGCAATTATTCTTTTTCTTTTCTTTAAAAGCAAAAAATATACGCTTACAAGAACTCAATCAAACGGAATCAATACTTTAGTTGTTTTTGTTTTTATCCAATTCTTACTTGGAGTTTTTACTTTATTGTATAGCGTTCCTTTGGCTTTAGGATTAATTCACCAAATTATGGCATTTTTCCTTTTGAGCGCCATGACATTTACATTGCATAGATTGAGTAAATAA
- a CDS encoding TetR family transcriptional regulator: MSQIELNDKKIQILNVAEKLFSEKGFEGTSIRDISKEAKINIAMVSYYFGSKERLLEALIFHKTVDLKLQLENLLQENLEPLEKVNKLIEIYINRICLNKGIYRVLHFELYNKKREKSLQAFTELKKGNLKSVESIIKQGQAEGVFRKDINIQLITPTIIGTFFHFHMNRSFFEELLGLKTEEMFNNYINNDLKKHIQQTIKALLVYEN, from the coding sequence ATGTCACAGATTGAATTGAACGACAAAAAAATTCAGATTCTTAACGTTGCTGAAAAGCTGTTTTCTGAGAAAGGATTTGAGGGAACATCGATACGGGACATTTCCAAAGAGGCAAAAATTAATATTGCCATGGTTTCGTATTATTTTGGTTCGAAAGAAAGACTTTTGGAAGCTTTGATTTTTCACAAAACTGTTGATTTAAAACTACAACTCGAAAATTTATTACAAGAAAATCTTGAACCTCTTGAAAAAGTCAATAAATTAATCGAAATTTACATTAACAGAATTTGCCTTAACAAAGGGATTTACAGAGTTTTACATTTTGAACTTTACAATAAAAAGCGAGAGAAAAGCCTTCAAGCATTTACTGAACTTAAAAAGGGAAATTTAAAATCGGTTGAAAGCATTATCAAGCAAGGTCAAGCTGAGGGAGTTTTTAGAAAAGATATTAATATCCAACTCATTACACCAACAATTATTGGAACCTTTTTTCACTTTCACATGAACCGCTCATTCTTCGAAGAATTACTGGGTTTAAAAACAGAAGAAATGTTTAACAATTACATTAACAACGATCTAAAAAAGCACATTCAACAAACTATAAAAGCGCTACTTGTTTATGAAAATTAG
- the yaaA gene encoding peroxide stress protein YaaA, whose protein sequence is MKIVISPAKSLNFEKELPTSQYTEPSFLKEARVVHKVVKQKKPSELSELMSISDKLADLNWKRNQDWKTPFTPENARPAIYTFDGDVYTGLDAYTIPLEKLDVLQDKLRILSGLYGLLKPLDLMQAYRLEMGTKMPVGESKNLHEFWKPPVTKALNKELKKDELFVNLASNEYFSAVDVKGLKVPVITPDFKDYKDGKLKMISFFAKKARGMMVRYIIDTNAETIDDLKGFNYEGYQFDANLSKANHLVFTR, encoded by the coding sequence ATGAAAATAGTTATATCGCCAGCGAAGTCTTTGAATTTTGAAAAAGAATTACCAACATCTCAGTATACAGAACCTTCATTTCTAAAAGAAGCGAGAGTAGTTCATAAAGTAGTAAAACAAAAAAAGCCATCTGAATTATCAGAACTAATGTCAATATCAGACAAATTAGCCGATTTAAACTGGAAAAGAAATCAAGATTGGAAAACACCTTTTACACCAGAAAATGCACGTCCAGCGATTTATACTTTCGACGGTGATGTTTACACGGGTTTGGATGCTTATACAATTCCACTAGAAAAATTAGATGTTCTTCAAGATAAATTAAGAATCTTATCTGGTCTTTACGGACTTTTGAAACCCCTAGATTTAATGCAGGCATACCGTTTAGAAATGGGAACAAAAATGCCTGTTGGCGAATCTAAAAATTTACATGAGTTTTGGAAACCACCAGTAACCAAAGCTTTAAATAAAGAATTGAAAAAAGATGAATTATTCGTGAATTTAGCGAGTAACGAATATTTTTCTGCGGTTGATGTAAAAGGGTTGAAAGTTCCTGTAATTACTCCAGATTTCAAAGATTACAAAGACGGAAAATTAAAAATGATTAGTTTCTTTGCCAAAAAGGCGAGGGGAATGATGGTTCGTTATATTATTGATACGAATGCAGAAACGATTGATGATTTAAAAGGTTTTAATTATGAAGGATATCAGTTTGATGCCAATCTTTCAAAAGCAAATCATTTGGTTTTTACGAGATAG
- a CDS encoding TolC family protein, protein MKISQLMLFGVFFIGISSIEAQEKTSLTLDEAVKMAWEKSNEVTLANTKVNTKKHELTAVKNNQYPDLKISGQYQRLTKASIDMHNEGESAATLASPDRAMLGMANLSLPIFAGFKIQSSIDAYDNLYEAETANAAKTKEDVALRVITYYTALYKAQKTLDVLNENQKSAKQRVTDFIELEKNGIIPRNDLLKAQLLVSKTQLSIDEATNNLNNINFYLTTLLKLAPETKLQVNEDDFFNLKTNNAPTTDALALESRKDLEAIRLQSKASEANVKIAKAGYYPTLSLLGGYTALDLKDIITVKYAMNFGLGLSYDLSGIIKNSAHVKEAESRALEVKNTEAIMTDRIKVEVQKSLEDYDLAINQSVVYEEALQQAAENYRLVKDKFDNGLADTNDLVEADVEQLSAKINTAVAKASIIQKYYELLSVSGQLSQSFNLSKI, encoded by the coding sequence ATGAAAATTAGTCAATTAATGCTCTTTGGGGTTTTCTTTATTGGAATATCTTCAATAGAAGCACAAGAAAAAACAAGTTTAACTTTAGATGAAGCCGTAAAAATGGCTTGGGAAAAGAGTAACGAAGTTACGCTTGCCAACACTAAGGTAAACACAAAAAAACACGAGTTAACAGCCGTAAAAAACAATCAATATCCTGATCTTAAAATTTCTGGACAATATCAGCGACTAACAAAAGCTTCGATTGATATGCACAACGAAGGGGAAAGTGCTGCTACTTTAGCTTCTCCGGATCGCGCAATGTTAGGAATGGCAAATTTAAGTTTACCAATTTTTGCTGGATTTAAAATTCAAAGCAGTATCGATGCTTATGATAATTTGTATGAAGCTGAAACTGCAAATGCTGCAAAAACAAAAGAAGATGTAGCTTTACGAGTAATTACTTATTATACTGCATTATACAAAGCGCAAAAAACTTTAGATGTTCTAAATGAAAATCAAAAAAGTGCTAAACAGCGTGTAACAGATTTTATAGAATTGGAGAAAAACGGAATTATTCCGAGAAACGATTTGTTGAAAGCGCAATTGTTAGTTTCAAAAACGCAATTATCTATTGATGAAGCAACTAACAATTTAAACAATATCAATTTCTATTTGACGACTTTATTGAAATTAGCTCCTGAAACAAAACTTCAGGTTAATGAGGATGATTTCTTTAATTTGAAGACAAATAATGCTCCAACAACAGATGCATTAGCATTAGAAAGCAGAAAAGATTTGGAAGCAATTCGTTTACAATCTAAAGCTTCTGAAGCCAATGTTAAGATTGCAAAAGCAGGTTATTATCCAACTCTTTCATTACTTGGAGGTTACACAGCGTTAGATCTTAAAGATATCATTACTGTAAAATATGCTATGAATTTTGGTTTAGGTTTATCTTATGATTTATCAGGAATTATAAAAAATAGCGCACACGTAAAAGAAGCTGAAAGTAGAGCACTTGAAGTAAAAAATACAGAAGCTATCATGACAGACCGCATTAAAGTTGAAGTTCAGAAATCTCTTGAAGATTATGACTTAGCAATTAATCAAAGTGTGGTTTATGAAGAAGCGCTTCAACAAGCTGCTGAAAACTACAGACTTGTTAAAGACAAATTCGATAATGGATTGGCAGATACCAACGACTTGGTTGAAGCAGATGTTGAGCAATTAAGCGCTAAAATAAATACTGCGGTTGCAAAAGCATCAATCATTCAAAAATATTACGAATTACTTTCAGTATCAGGACAATTATCACAATCATTCAATCTTTCTAAAATATAA
- a CDS encoding HlyD family secretion protein gives MEKKKTNKKFIIILTVMVLLGGTYGISKYLHSQAHEETDDAQIEKRMNPIIPRVSGYISKVYVKDNDYVKKGDTLFTIDKRDYQLKIDEANAALLGAEGQFEAAKADIGSAYASISVSDAQMRSASGSIESAKIRLRQLTNDYNRYNNLYKTHTITKQQYEQALTAKEEAENQVRVLEQQQKATSYQKSVIQSKSKVSDKQTEVAAANIKKAKTMLDVAHLNLSYTVVTAAIDGQVSKVDIQPGQLVQPGQSLFYIINNNEAWVVANFKETQLNKMVIGQKVSLKVDAYPNYEFKGTVTSFSPATGSRFSLLPPDNATGNFVKTIQRLPVKISLDQSNDPEKVKLLRPGMNVDVDVHLK, from the coding sequence ATGGAAAAGAAAAAGACAAATAAAAAATTCATCATCATATTAACCGTTATGGTTTTATTGGGAGGAACTTACGGAATCTCAAAATATTTACATTCACAAGCTCACGAAGAAACGGATGATGCTCAGATTGAGAAAAGAATGAATCCGATTATCCCGAGAGTTTCTGGATATATCAGCAAAGTTTATGTGAAAGATAATGATTATGTAAAAAAAGGAGATACTTTATTTACTATCGATAAGAGAGATTATCAATTAAAAATCGATGAAGCTAATGCTGCATTATTGGGAGCTGAAGGTCAATTTGAAGCTGCAAAAGCAGATATTGGAAGTGCTTATGCAAGTATTTCGGTTTCTGATGCTCAAATGAGATCTGCAAGTGGTTCTATCGAAAGTGCTAAGATTAGATTGAGACAGCTTACAAACGATTATAACCGTTACAACAACTTGTACAAAACTCATACAATTACAAAACAACAATATGAGCAAGCTTTGACAGCAAAAGAAGAAGCTGAAAACCAAGTACGCGTTTTAGAACAACAACAAAAAGCTACTTCTTACCAAAAATCTGTTATTCAATCAAAATCTAAAGTTTCTGATAAACAAACAGAAGTTGCTGCCGCAAACATCAAAAAAGCAAAAACAATGTTAGATGTTGCGCATTTAAATCTTTCTTACACAGTTGTTACCGCTGCAATTGATGGTCAGGTTTCTAAAGTTGATATTCAGCCAGGACAATTGGTTCAACCAGGACAATCTTTATTTTATATCATCAATAATAATGAAGCTTGGGTTGTAGCAAACTTTAAAGAAACACAATTGAATAAAATGGTGATTGGACAAAAAGTAAGCTTAAAAGTTGATGCTTATCCAAACTACGAATTTAAAGGAACTGTAACATCATTTTCACCAGCAACAGGGTCTCGTTTTTCATTATTACCTCCTGACAATGCAACAGGAAACTTCGTAAAAACAATTCAGAGATTACCAGTAAAAATTAGTTTAGATCAATCTAACGATCCTGAAAAAGTAAAACTTTTGAGACCAGGAATGAATGTTGATGTAGATGTACATTTAAAATAA